Proteins from one Impatiens glandulifera chromosome 2, dImpGla2.1, whole genome shotgun sequence genomic window:
- the LOC124924638 gene encoding F-box only protein 6-like, producing MEFGESSRRKSRRNKLIICSSNEMLPKIWEKFPEDLFEVVGARLPTSTFFRFLCVSRKWNSMLTSHSFRDQYAQIPISQPWFYTITHDNVNTAAIYDPSSNKWHHQKVHSFLEKLVIYPLTSISGIICFVNIHHTRFFVGNPLTQTFKELPACSSMDWSQVAVGMCMNGKSTIEGYKILFLGCNGQYIIFDSNKNKWYESKVIPTSIRLPYILNLRSQAISVDGCLYFMSSYPNGMVCYNTLSGIWNHFSILILHDMISGRFLVECGGQIMFVCVMIKSCVSICIWEFEKTTLLWKYFDKMPRELCLKLYKKGANMICVGNKDMIFLCFSSEKLFMLVTYDVVKKEWFKAPRSLLPRGMAYQRFRHKIAFYPCITATP from the coding sequence ATGGAATTCGGGGAGTCTTCTCGTAGGAAAAGTCGTAGAAATAAGTTGATCATATGTTCGTCTAATGAAATGTTACCTAAGATATGGGAAAAATTCCCGGAAGACCTCTTTGAAGTCGTTGGGGCGAGACTCCCAACATCTACCttctttcgtttcctttgtGTTAGTAGAAAATGGAACTCCATGTTGACTTCTCATTCGTTTCGGGACCAATATGCTCAAATTCCCATCTCCCAACCTTGGTTCTACACCATCACCCACGACAATGTAAACACCGCAGCCATTTATGACCCCTCCTCGAATAAATGGCACCATCAAAAAGTTCATTCTTTCTTAGAGAAGTTGGTTATCTACCCTCTAACTTCTATCAGTGGTATAATTTGTTTTGTCAATATTCATCATACCCGTTTTTTTGTGGGTAACCCGCTTACTCAGACATTCAAGGAGCTTCCAGCTTGTTCAAGCATGGATTGGTCTCAAGTAGCCGTTGGAATGTGCATGAATGGAAAATCCACAATCGAGGGCTATAAGATCCTCTTCTTAGGTTGTAATGGCCAATACATAATTTTTGACTCCAACAAGAATAAATGGTATGAATCAAAAGTTATTCCAACGAGCATAAGGTTGCCGTATATTTTGAACTTGCGCTCGCAGGCTATCTCCGTGGATGGTTGTCTTTACTTTATGTCTTCATATCCAAACGGTATGGTCTGCTACAATACGTTGTCTGGAATTTGGAATCATTTCTCAATCCTGATTCTACATGATATGATTTCTGGCCGATTTCTCGTAGAATGTGGGGGACAAATCATGTTCGTTTGTGTGATGATAAAATCGTGTGTTTCTATTTGCATTTGGGAGTTTGAAAAAACAACATTATTATGGAAGTACTTCGACAAAATGCCACGTGAGTTGTGCTTGAAATTGTACAAGAAGGGCGCAAATATGATTTGTGTAGGTAATAAAGATATGATCTTTTTGTGCTTTAGTTCTGAAAAATTGTTCATGTTAGTAACATATGATGTTGTGAAGAAAGAATGGTTTAAAGCTCCAAGATCTTTACTTCCCCGAGGAATGGCGTATCAAAGGTTTCGACATAAAATCGCATTTTATCCCTGCATTACTGCAACACCTTAG